A stretch of Malus sylvestris chromosome 11, drMalSylv7.2, whole genome shotgun sequence DNA encodes these proteins:
- the LOC126590583 gene encoding protein SODIUM POTASSIUM ROOT DEFECTIVE 2-like produces MKGMDIFCASSASTAICSSLDALVRRGPRPLDHGPYHRLRDHDQRKNQPHHQTHHAPCSSQLPIDPKPFYEICRKSFSSAQRQLRTKSSAEIHDLTRTKSTNGSSSSSRFLSSDSPFIDRITEPDCKNVSAAALVPPQVPSKPKDSMSSNVPPQVPSKPRVSTSSNVPPQVPSKPRRSMSSNGHCSTVLKSSSTSSRHQVVVLRVSLHCKGCEGKVRKHLSKMEGVTSFSIDFQTKRVTVVGDVTPLGVLSSVSKVRKSQLWPSPTSPSPSSRLPA; encoded by the exons ATGAAAGGAATGGATATTTTCTGTGCATCTTCAGCTTCCACAGCCATTTGCTCTAGCCTGGATGCCTTGGTCCGCCGAGGCCCCAGACCCCTTGATCATGGTCCTTATCATCGTCTTCGTGATCACGATCAACGGAAAAACCAACCTCATCATCAAACTCACCATGCCCCCTGCTCATCTCAGTTACCTATTGATCCCAAACCATTTTACGAAATATGTAGAAAGAGTTTTTCTAGTGCACAAAGGCAGCTACGTACAAAAAGCTCTGCTGAGATACATGACTTAACAAGGACTAAGAGTACCAAtggctcttcttcttcttctcggtTCCTCTCAAGTGACTCGCCCTTCATTGACAGGATAACGGAGCCCGATTGTAAGAATGTCTCTGCAGCTGCACTTGTTCCTCCTCAAGTACCCTCTAAGCCTAAAGACTCGATGAGCTCAAATGTTCCTCCTCAAGTACCTTCTAAGCCTAGAGTCTCGACGAGCTCAAATGTTCCTCCTCAAGTACCCTCTAAGCCTAGAAGGTCGATGAGCTCAAATGGTCATTGTAGTACCGTTTTGAAGTCTTCTTCTACTAGTTCTCGTCACCAG GTTGTTGTTTTGAGGGTGTCACTGCATTGCAAGGGTTGTGAAGGAAAAGTGAGAAAACACCTCTCTAAAATGGAAG GAGTGACTTCATTTAGCATAGATTTCCAAACAAAGAGAGTCACAGTGGTGGGGGATGTCACCCCATTAGGTGTGCTCTCAAGTGTATCCAAGGTGAGGAAATCCCAGCTCTGGCCTTCTCcaacatcaccatcaccatcctCTCGGTTGCCAGCGTGA